A genomic stretch from Solanum stenotomum isolate F172 chromosome 8, ASM1918654v1, whole genome shotgun sequence includes:
- the LOC125873565 gene encoding uncharacterized protein LOC125873565, protein MRDSEKLQDQSDSNVNSPALLNLSNDKHSEKAKREYRILLSALIDVARFILKQGLPFLTDEERKCLEDNGNFEAFLEWYGNHVVPDVGRVISENAEMHQNMIAPSVLKNIVNVCAKETIKRIVEDLNGDYFGILVDKSDGSCDDNSAQSLKETIDSLITSYSLSPSKIRAQGYNGDANMESEINDLKTLILQDNLSAYCTHHFAQPLHLTLVSVAKRQRDVDDFFGMLSFMLKVIGVSFERQDFSQENQVENLEELLKFGNILTGRDFNQKYGKLERSGNAPLESYFETLRSFITIFPSVVHILEVRANPSVAP, encoded by the exons ATGAGAGATAGCGA GAAGTTACAGGATCAGAGTGATTCCAATGTCAATAGTCCTGCTCTTTTGAACTTATCAAATGACAAACACTCGGAAAAAGCTAAACGTGAGTATCGAATTCTCTTAAGTGCTTTAATTGATGTAGCAAGGTTCATCTTGAAACAAGGATTGCCATTTTTGACTGATGAGGAAAGAAAATGTTTGGAGGACAATGGTAATTTTGAAGCATTCTTGGAATGGTATGGGAATCACGTCGTTCCTGATGTGGGAAGAGTTATATCAGAAAATGCTGAAATGCATCAAAACATGATTGCCCCAAGTGTCCTGAAAAACATTGTAAATGTTTGTGCAAAGGAAACAATTAAAAGAATTGTTGAAGACTTAAATGGAGATTATTTTGGAATATTAGTTGATAAGTCAGACGGTTCGTGTGATGATAACTCTGCACAATCATTGAAAGAAACTATAGATTCTTTGATTACGAGTTACTCACTCAGTCCATCTAAGATACGTGCACAAGGGTATAATGGAGACGCTAACATGGAAAGTGAGATCAATGATCTTAAGACACTGATTTTACAAGATAACCTGTCGGCATATTGCACTCATCACTTTGCCCAACCACTACATTTGACACTTGTATCTGTTGCCAAAAGACAACGTGATGTTGATGATTTCTTTGGTATGCTCTCTTTTATGTTGAAAGTGATAGGAGTTTCTTTTGAGCGCCAAGATTTttcacaagaaaatcaagttgaaAATTTGGAAGAGCTGCTAAAGTTTGGTAATATTCTTACTGGGCGAGACTTTAATCAGAAGTATGGTAAGCTTGAGAGATCAGGTAATGCTCCTTTGGAATCTTATTTTGAAACATTACGTAGTTTCATTACTATATTTCCATCAGTTGTTCACATATTAGAAGTTAgggctaacccatcggtggccccctaa